The Crocinitomicaceae bacterium genome includes a region encoding these proteins:
- the hemE gene encoding uroporphyrinogen decarboxylase: MSYQNDILLRMIKGEKTSRFPVWMMRQAGRILPEYRAVRNGLKDFKELVETPERAAEVTIQPVDILGVDAAIIFSDILVVPEAMGLTYQMLENKGPWFEQTIRSEEDLKLISSSIDVHDRLGYVSEAIKITVKELDGRVPLIGFAGAPWTIFCYMVEGEGSKTFSKSKKVMFTQPQLAHQMLQMITDVTIKYLKMQIEAGAAVVQLFDSWAGILGPAEYSEFGTKYVKQICEAITEVPVTVFAKGAYYARAEFAKLKCSTIGLDWNMDVEESRKIIGAEKTLQGNLDPCVLYADFKVIETKTKNLLNSFGNQRHIANLGHGVYPDTNPEKVKCFIETVKGFAIN, from the coding sequence ATAAGCTACCAGAATGATATTTTGTTGCGCATGATCAAGGGTGAAAAAACGTCTCGTTTTCCCGTATGGATGATGCGTCAGGCAGGTAGAATATTGCCTGAATACAGAGCTGTGCGTAATGGCTTAAAAGATTTCAAAGAATTGGTTGAAACACCTGAACGCGCTGCTGAAGTAACCATTCAGCCGGTTGATATTTTAGGTGTAGATGCGGCAATCATTTTTTCTGATATTTTGGTTGTGCCTGAAGCAATGGGTTTAACTTATCAGATGCTTGAAAATAAAGGTCCCTGGTTTGAACAAACTATTCGCTCAGAAGAAGATTTGAAATTGATTTCATCATCAATTGATGTGCATGACAGGCTGGGTTATGTTTCGGAGGCAATAAAAATTACGGTAAAAGAATTAGATGGTCGGGTGCCGCTGATTGGATTTGCCGGAGCGCCGTGGACAATTTTCTGTTATATGGTAGAAGGAGAAGGCTCAAAAACCTTTTCAAAATCAAAAAAGGTAATGTTTACTCAGCCGCAACTTGCTCACCAAATGTTGCAGATGATCACAGACGTTACCATAAAATATTTAAAAATGCAAATTGAAGCCGGTGCAGCGGTGGTACAATTATTTGATTCATGGGCCGGAATCCTTGGTCCTGCTGAATATTCAGAGTTTGGAACAAAATATGTAAAGCAAATCTGTGAAGCAATAACTGAGGTACCTGTAACCGTTTTTGCAAAAGGTGCGTATTACGCACGAGCAGAGTTCGCAAAATTGAAATGCAGTACCATTGGTTTAGACTGGAATATGGATGTTGAAGAAAGCAGAAAAATCATTGGGGCAGAAAAAACACTGCAAGGTAATCTTGATCCCTGCGTATTATACGCTGACTTCAAGGTTATTGAAACAAAAACAAAAAACTTGCTAAATTCTTTTGGCAATCAACGGCATATAGCTAATTTAGGGCACGGTGTTTATCCGGATACAAACCCTGAAAAAGTGAAATGTTTTATTGAAACAGTAAAAGGGTTTGCAATTAATTAA
- a CDS encoding OmpA family protein has translation MKKTGILLLALSLGWLVKAQDTENLVENPSFEAMEGKIKKGGAIAVAVGWMSPTLAAADLFSSKVKEGFSTPVNVMGTEAPMDGDNYVGIRTFSYGDKEPRSYISAKLTVPLTKDAKYCVTFYVSLAEASKYASNNIGLNFSKKQYNIDENKTIIAPTHIMHKDNPVFNAQFGWDEVCGVYVAEGGEKFITIGNFFANGETKNERLKGNKEFTGTQVVSSYYYVDHIVIRRIDDESECVCKQDENEVKTSVIYEEAPINPEGMKDNLVMEYTTVYFGYGASDLTANANAQLDVIVGVMTNNTTCKIKLTAHMDSDESEDTDATGIDAARAESVKAYLVSKGIDGNRISIETVGSTKPTDSSATEIGQAKNRRVTFTYIP, from the coding sequence ATGAAAAAAACAGGAATTTTATTACTCGCTCTGAGTCTGGGATGGTTGGTGAAAGCGCAAGACACGGAGAACCTGGTTGAGAATCCGAGTTTCGAAGCCATGGAAGGAAAAATTAAAAAAGGTGGCGCAATTGCCGTGGCTGTAGGCTGGATGTCTCCTACCCTTGCTGCCGCTGATTTATTCTCTTCCAAAGTAAAAGAAGGATTCAGTACCCCGGTTAACGTTATGGGAACTGAAGCCCCGATGGACGGAGATAATTACGTTGGTATCAGAACCTTTAGCTACGGTGATAAAGAACCGCGCAGTTATATTTCTGCAAAGCTTACGGTTCCGTTGACAAAAGATGCGAAGTATTGCGTGACATTTTATGTGAGTTTAGCTGAAGCTTCAAAATACGCATCAAACAATATTGGTCTGAATTTCTCTAAAAAGCAATATAATATTGATGAGAACAAAACCATCATTGCGCCAACACATATCATGCACAAAGACAATCCGGTTTTCAATGCACAGTTTGGATGGGATGAAGTATGTGGAGTTTATGTAGCTGAAGGTGGAGAAAAATTCATCACCATTGGAAACTTCTTTGCTAACGGAGAAACTAAAAACGAGCGCTTAAAAGGCAACAAAGAATTTACCGGCACGCAAGTGGTAAGCTCGTATTACTACGTTGACCACATCGTGATTCGTCGTATTGATGATGAATCAGAATGTGTATGCAAACAAGATGAAAATGAAGTGAAAACTTCTGTAATCTATGAAGAAGCACCAATCAATCCAGAAGGAATGAAAGACAATTTAGTGATGGAATATACCACTGTTTATTTTGGATACGGAGCTTCAGATCTTACCGCAAATGCAAACGCTCAACTGGATGTGATTGTTGGTGTAATGACAAATAATACAACATGTAAAATAAAATTAACCGCACACATGGATTCAGATGAATCAGAAGATACCGATGCAACCGGTATTGACGCAGCACGCGCTGAATCAGTAAAAGCGTATCTTGTCTCTAAAGGTATTGATGGTAATCGTATCAGCATTGAAACCGTTGGATCAACAAAACCAACTGACTCAAGTGCAACTGAAATTGGTCAGGCAAAAAATCG